One Glycine max cultivar Williams 82 chromosome 4, Glycine_max_v4.0, whole genome shotgun sequence DNA segment encodes these proteins:
- the LOC100787574 gene encoding V-type proton ATPase subunit a2 isoform X2, whose protein sequence is MARRLRLFKEQMTKAGVSPSMWSTRDDHFDLEHLEVKLEELEAELLEINANNEKLQHTYNELLEYKLVLEKVGELFSSAKNKAVAHQKELEFQTTVEGSIDSPLLLEQEETTTKQIKLGFIGGLVHREKSIPFERIIFRAARGNLFLKQGS, encoded by the exons AACAAATGACGAAAGCAGGTGTATCTCCCTCAATGTGGTCAACAAGAGACGATCATTTTGATCTGGAACATTTGGAG GTTAAACTTGAAGAACTTGAAGCTGAGCTCCTCGAGATTAATGCAAATAATGAGAAGTTGCAGCACACTTACAATGAGCTATTAGAGTATAAGCTTGTTCTAGAGAAG GTTGGTGAGCTTTTCTCTTCAGCAAAAAATAAGGCTGTAGCTCACCAGAAAGAGCTTGAATTTCAGACAACTGTTGAAGGGTCTATTGACAGTCCATTATTATTGGAACAA GAGGAGACGACAACAAAGCAAATTAAGCTGGGGTTTATTGGTGGACTTGTTCATAGGGAAAAATCAATTCCTTTCGAAAGAATTATATTTCGTGCTGCTAGGGGAAATCTGTTTCTCAAACAGG GTTCATAA
- the LOC100787574 gene encoding V-type proton ATPase subunit a2 isoform X1, translating to MARRLRLFKEQMTKAGVSPSMWSTRDDHFDLEHLEVKLEELEAELLEINANNEKLQHTYNELLEYKLVLEKVGELFSSAKNKAVAHQKELEFQTTVEGSIDSPLLLEQEETTTKQIKLGFIGGLVHREKSIPFERIIFRAARGNLFLKQGVIEHPVLDPLSGEMVHKNVFVVFYSGERVKSKILKICDAFGANRYAFSNDSSKQFQTIREVSGRISELKATIDAALIHRSTLLQTIGYHHGQWRLLVCLILDLVFSKYNC from the exons AACAAATGACGAAAGCAGGTGTATCTCCCTCAATGTGGTCAACAAGAGACGATCATTTTGATCTGGAACATTTGGAG GTTAAACTTGAAGAACTTGAAGCTGAGCTCCTCGAGATTAATGCAAATAATGAGAAGTTGCAGCACACTTACAATGAGCTATTAGAGTATAAGCTTGTTCTAGAGAAG GTTGGTGAGCTTTTCTCTTCAGCAAAAAATAAGGCTGTAGCTCACCAGAAAGAGCTTGAATTTCAGACAACTGTTGAAGGGTCTATTGACAGTCCATTATTATTGGAACAA GAGGAGACGACAACAAAGCAAATTAAGCTGGGGTTTATTGGTGGACTTGTTCATAGGGAAAAATCAATTCCTTTCGAAAGAATTATATTTCGTGCTGCTAGGGGAAATCTGTTTCTCAAACAGGGTGTGATTGAACATCCTGTTCTTGATCCTTTGTCAGGAGAGATG GTTCATAAAAACGTATTTGTTGTCTTTTATTCCGGAGAAAGagttaaaagtaaaattctgaaaatatgtGATGCTTTTGGAGCAAATCGTTATGCTTTCTCAAATGACTCGAGTAAACAATTTCAGACGATAAGAGAG GTTTCTGGAAGAATTTCAGAATTGAAGGCTACCATTGATGCAGCGTTGATTCACCGGAGCACTCTATTGCAGACAATTGGATATCACCATGGGCAGTGGAGGCTTctggtttgtttaattttagaTCTAGTATTTTCTAAGTATAATTGCTAA
- the LOC100788473 gene encoding Transcription initiation factor IIF subunit beta-like has protein sequence MDEENGYSGSSSSNLETTKAERSVWLMKCPLVVAKSWQAHPPSQPLAKVVLSLDPLHPEEDDPSAVQFTMEMAGSEAVNMPKTYSLNMFKDFVPMCVFSETSQGGKVAMEGKVEHKFDMKPHGENIEEYGKLCRERTNKSMIKNRQIQVIDNDRGVLMRPMPGMIGLVSSNSKDKKKTQPVKQSDTKRTRRDRGELEDIMFKLFERQPNWALKQLVQETDQPAQFLKEILNELCVYNKRGANQGTYELKPEYKKSVEDTSAE, from the exons ATGGACGAGGAGAATGGTTACAGTGGGAGTAGCAGCTCAAACTTGGAGACTACAAAAGCAGAGAGATCTGTGTGGCTGATGAAGTGCCCTTTGGTGGTGGCTAAGTCATGGCAGGCTCATCCTCCTTCTCAACCTCTCGCCAAGGTTGTGCTCTCCCTTGATCCTCTCCACCCTGAAGAAGACGATCCCTCTGCAGTCCAG TTTACAATGGAGATGGCTGGCTCCGAAGCTGTGAATATGCCAAAAACTTATTCATTGAATATGTTTAAAGACTTTGTTCCTATGTGTGTCTTCTCCGAGACTAGCCAAG GTGGCAAGGTTGCAATGGAAGGGAAAGTAGAACATAAGTTTGATATGAAGCCCCATGGTGAAAACATTGAAGAGTATGGTAAATTGTGTCGTGAGAGGACAAACAAATCTATGATTAAAAATCGACAAATACAG GTTATTGATAATGACCGGGGAGTTCTAATGAGGCCAATGCCTGGAATGATTGGTCTAGTTTCATCCAATTCTAAG GACAAGAAGAAGACACAGCCGGTTAAGCAATCTGATACAAAGAGAACAAGAAGAGATCGGGGAGAGCTGGAGGATATAATGTTCAAGCTATTTGAAAGACAGCCTAATTGGGCCTTGAAACAGCTTGTCCAAGAGACTGATCAACCTGCA CAATTCTTGAAAGAGATTCTGAACGAACTTTGTGTTTACAATAAAAGAGGTGCCAATCAAGGAACCTACGAGCTGAAGCCTGAGTACAAGAAATCTGTTGAAGATACGAGTGCTGAATAA
- the LOC100779565 gene encoding cysteine proteinase 15A has translation MANLSILFFGLLLFSAAVATVERIDDEDNLLIRQVVPDAEDHHLLNAEHHFSAFKTKFAKTYATQEEHDHRFRIFKNNLLRAKSHQKLDPSAVHGVTRFSDLTPSEFRGQFLGLKPLRLPSDAQKAPILPTSDLPTDFDWRDHGAVTGVKNQGSCGSCWSFSAVGALEGAHFLSTGGLVSLSEQQLVDCDHECDPEERGACDSGCNGGLMTTAFEYTLKAGGLMREEDYPYTGRDRGPCKFDKSKIAASVANFSVVSLDEEQIAANLVKNGPLAVGINAVFMQTYIGGVSCPYICGKHLDHGVLLVGYGSGAYAPIRFKEKPYWIIKNSWGESWGEEGYYKICRGRNVCGVDSMVSTVAAIHVSNH, from the exons ATGGCTAATCTCTCAATCTTGTTCTTCGGTCTCCTCCTATTCTCCGCTGCCGTAGCCACCGTCGAACGAATCGACGATGAAGACAACCTTCTGATCCGTCAAGTGGTGCCGGACGCGGAGGACCACCACCTGCTCAACGCGGAGCACCACTTCTCCGCCTTCAAGACAAAGTTCGCCAAGACCTACGCCACGCAGGAGGAGCACGACCACCGCTTCCGTATCTTCAAGAACAACTTGCTCCGCGCCAAGTCGCACCAGAAATTGGACCCCTCCGCCGTCCACGGCGTCACCAGGTTCTCCGATCTCACTCCGTCTGAGTTTCGCGGCCAGTTCCTCGGCCTGAAGCCGCTCCGCCTTCCCTCCGACGCTCAGAAGGCTCCGATCCTTCCGACCAGCGACCTTCCTACCGATTTCGATTGGCGCGACCATGGAGCTGTTACCGGCGTCAAGAATCAGGGCTCGTGCGGATCGTGTTGGTCATTTAGCGCCGTTGGAGCTTTGGAAGGTGCCCATTTTCTTTCTACCGGTGGGCTCGTGAGCCTCAGTGAGCAGCAACTTGTGGATTGCGATCATGAG TGTGATCCGGAAGAGCGTGGAGCATGTGATTCGGGTTGTAACGGTGGGTTGATGACCACTGCATTTGAGTACACACTCAAGGCTGGTGGACTAATGCGAGAAGAGGATTATCCCTACACTGGAAGAGACCGTGGCCCCTGCAAATTTGACAAGAGCAAAATCGCTGCTTCCGTGGCTAATTTCAGTGTGGTTTCCCTTGATGAAGAACAAATTGCTGCAAATCTGGTCAAGAATGGTCCTCTTGcag TTGGTATCAATGCAGTTTTTATGCAGACATATATTGGTGGCGTCTCATGCCCATACATCTGCGGCAAGCATTTGGATCAtggggttcttttggtgggctATGGATCTGGTGCTTATGCTCCAATTCGTTTTAAGGAAAAGCCTTACTGGATCATAAAGAATTCATGGGGGGAGAGCTGGGGAGAAGAAGGATATTACAAGATCTGCAGAGGTCGCAATGTATGTGGGGTGGACTCGATGGTCTCAACTGTAGCTGCTATACATGTTTCTAACCATTAA